The sequence below is a genomic window from Streptomyces sp. V1I1.
TCGTCGCCCGACGAGGTGGTCGACCTGCTCCAGGGTGGCCAGGGGGTCTTCGGGATCGCCGTCGGCGTGGTGTGGCGGGATGTCGAGGCGGCGCTGTCTCAGCTGCACGGCGAGCGGATCGACACCGGCGAGACCCTCGTCGGGAACAACCCCGCGGACGAGCTGGCCAGGCGCAGGCGCGACCGGGCCGTCTGAGCGTCGGCGCCGGTCGCCGTTGCCGTCGCCACTGCCGGATGGCGCCCCGACTGGCGGCGCCATTGTCAGTGGCGTAGGGCAGCATCGAACATGTGAGAACCGCGCCGACGATTCTGCATCTGGACATGGATGCCTTCTTCGCCGCCGCCGAACAGGCGGCGAAGCCGAGTCTGCGTGGAAAGCCGGTGGTCGTCGGCGGGCTCGGGCCGCGCGGGGTCGTTGCCACCGCTTCGTACGAGGCGAGGCGCTTCGGCGTGCACTCGGCGATGCCGATGGCGCAGGCAAGGCGGCTGGCGCCGAACGCCGCGTATCTCGTGCCGCGCTTCTCGCTCTACCGCGCGGTCAGCGAACAGGTGATGGAGCTGCTCGGCAGGCTCTCGCCGCTGGTGGAGCCGCTGAGCCTGGACGAGGCCTTCGTCGACTTGGAGGCGGGGGGCTCGGCCGATGACTCGGCTTCCGCGCGCGTGGCCGGTGAGCGGCTGCGCGGAGACATTCTCGCCGTCACCGGGCTGACGGGGTCCGTCGGGCTCGCGGGGTCCAAGATGCTCGCCAAGATCGCCTCCGAGCAGGCGAAACCGGACGGCCTGCTGCTCATAGAGCCCGGTACGGAGCGTGAGCTGCTCGGGCCGATGTCGGTGCGGACGCTGCCGGGGGTGGGGCCGGCCACCGGGGAGCATCTGCGGCGGGCCGGGATGACGACGGTCGCCGAGCTGGCGGAGGCGGGCGAGGACGAGCTCGTACGACTGCTGGGCAAGGCGCACGGGACCTCGCTGTTCCTGATGGCCATGGGGTACGACGACCGGCCGGTGGTGGCCGAGCGGGACGCGAAGTCGGTGTCGGTGGAGGACACATTCGATGTGGATCTGCACGACCGGGTGCGGGTGCGGATCGAGGTGGAGCGGCTGGCCGACCGGTGTGTGCAGCGGCTTCGGGCGTCCGGGCACTCGGGGCGGACCATCGTGCTGAAGGTGCGGCGGTACGACTTCTCGACGCTGACCCGCTCGGAGACGCTGCGCGGGCCGACGGACGATCCGGCGGTGGTGCGGGAGGCCGCCGGGCGGCTGCTGGAGGCGGTGGACACCACGGGCGGGGTGCGCCTGCTGGGGGTGGGCGTGACGGGGCTCGCGGACTACACCCAGGAGGATCTCTTCGCCCAGGCCGCGGCTGATGAGCAGGCCGAGCGCGAAGCGCACGAGGAGGCGGCCGAGGGCGAGCGGGAGACGCACGAGGCCCTCGCCGCGGCGGGGGCCGGGGCAGAGCCCCGAGCCGCAGCCGGGGCAGGAGCCCGAGCCGGAGCACAGGCAGGCGCCGGAGCCGGGGTCGCGGCCGGGGCCCGGGCGGGTGCAGAAGTCGGGGCAGGCGGGGCAGAGCACGAGGCGCTCGCGGCGCGGCGCTGGGCCGCGGGGCACGACGTGCGGCATGCCGAGTACGGGGCGGGATGGGTGCAGGGCAGCGGGCTC
It includes:
- a CDS encoding DNA polymerase IV, whose protein sequence is MRTAPTILHLDMDAFFAAAEQAAKPSLRGKPVVVGGLGPRGVVATASYEARRFGVHSAMPMAQARRLAPNAAYLVPRFSLYRAVSEQVMELLGRLSPLVEPLSLDEAFVDLEAGGSADDSASARVAGERLRGDILAVTGLTGSVGLAGSKMLAKIASEQAKPDGLLLIEPGTERELLGPMSVRTLPGVGPATGEHLRRAGMTTVAELAEAGEDELVRLLGKAHGTSLFLMAMGYDDRPVVAERDAKSVSVEDTFDVDLHDRVRVRIEVERLADRCVQRLRASGHSGRTIVLKVRRYDFSTLTRSETLRGPTDDPAVVREAAGRLLEAVDTTGGVRLLGVGVTGLADYTQEDLFAQAAADEQAEREAHEEAAEGERETHEALAAAGAGAEPRAAAGAGARAGAQAGAGAGVAAGARAGAEVGAGGAEHEALAARRWAAGHDVRHAEYGAGWVQGSGLGRVTVRFEEPGSPPGRVRTFRVDDPDLEPSDPLPLVALPAAVESAGQSSWPATRPKDRSPEEGAGVSGASERSRP